The following coding sequences lie in one Apium graveolens cultivar Ventura chromosome 1, ASM990537v1, whole genome shotgun sequence genomic window:
- the LOC141661611 gene encoding xyloglucan endotransglucosylase protein 2-like: protein MGFSCCKVGVYVLVLLMASGMAMGATPKKAVNVPFGRNYVPTWAFDHIKYFNGGSEIQLLLDKYTGTGFQSKGSYLFGQFSMHIKMVPGDSAGTVTAFYLSSQNSEHDEIDFEFLGNRSGQPYILQTNVFTGGKGDREQRIFLWFDPTKAYHSYSILWNLHQIVFFVDDIPIRVFKNSKDLGVKFPFNQPMKLYSSLWNADDWATRGGLEKTDWSKAPFIASYKGFHIDGCQSSVNAKYCATRGRNWWDQKAYQDLDAYQYRRLKWIRKKFTIYNYCTDRVRFPKMSPECKRDRDA, encoded by the exons ATGGGCTTTTCTTGTTGCAAAGTTGGTGTGTATGTGTTGGTGCTACTAATGGCTAGTGGGATGGCAATGGGTGCAACTCCAAAGAAGGCAGTGAATGTACCATTTGGTAGAAACTATGTTCCCACTTGGGCATTTGATCATATTAAGTACTTCAATGGTGGTAGTGAGATTCAGCTTCTTCTTGACAAGTACACTG GAACTGGATTTCAATCCAAGGGATCTTATCTTTTTGGGCAGTTCAGCATGCATATTAAGATGGTTCCTGGAGATTCTGCTGGCACTGTTACTGCCTTTTAT CTATCATCACAAAACTCAGAGCATGATGAGATAGATTTCGAGTTCCTGGGAAACAGATCAGGGCAGCCATACATACTACAGACTAACGTTTTCACAGGAGGAAAGGGTGACCGTGAGCAAAGGATTTTTCTCTGGTTTGATCCGACCAAAGCTTACCATTCTTACTCTATTTTGTGGAACCTCCACCAGATTGT GTTCTTTGTTGATGACATTCCAATAAGAGTATTCAAGAACAGCAAAGACTTGGGAGTTAAATTCCCATTTAATCAACCAATGAAGCTATACTCAAGCTTATGGAATGCCGATGATTGGGCAACAAGAGGTGGTTTGGAGAAGACAGACTGGTCCAAGGCACCCTTCATAGCTTCATACAAGGGGTTTCACATAGACGGATGCCAGTCCTCGGTGAATGCCAAGTATTGTGCCACTAGGGGACGGAACTGGTGGGATCAAAAGGCATATCAAGATCTCGATGCTTATCAGTATCGTCGCCTTAAATGGATTCGAAAGAAATTCACAATCTATAATTATTGTACCGATCGAGTGAGGTTCCCTAAAATGTCTCCAGAATGCAAAAGAGATCGTGACGCCTAG